From the genome of Sphingobacterium sp. UGAL515B_05:
GCTTACACCACAGGTCTATTATATCGGCGGAATAGCTTTCATTATTCTGTCTTTTTTATCGGTCGTTTCTTTTTTTCGAATCCGAATCTTTGTTGAAATTGCAGAGCGGACCTTGGCCGCCCTCCGCAAAGACACCTATCTTAAGCTGATTTCACTTCCCATAGAGTTTTTTGCCAATCGCCGCGTCGGGGAGTTAAACAGCCGCTTGTCTGCAGATCTTTCACAGATTCAAGACACCTTGACAACAACGCTCGCCGAGATTTTGCGTCAATTGATTAGCCTTTGCTTTGGTGTGTTCTTATTGGTTTGGGTATCACCCAAACTCGCGCTCATGAACCTTTGTATTTTACCGATCATCGTTGTGGCTGCTATTATTTTTGGAAAATTTATCCGCGAATTGTCGCGACAAGCACAGGATAAAAT
Proteins encoded in this window:
- a CDS encoding ABC transporter transmembrane domain-containing protein, with protein sequence MARGFNSGNKQEEDLPKPKLNKELLLRAAKIMTYLKPYRFKFGIGMFFLVLSSLAMLAFPALLGAMIDAAQGKQTYPWLTPQVYYIGGIAFIILSFLSVVSFFRIRIFVEIAERTLAALRKDTYLKLISLPIEFFANRRVGELNSRLSADLSQIQDTLTTTLAEILRQLISLCFGVFLLVWVSPKLALMNLCILPIIVVAAIIFGKFIRELSRQAQDKMAESNSIVQETLLGISNVKAFVNEYFEFNRYSNQMDSVVKLAVKGATFRGLLPLLLSSVFSVL